One window of Legionella pneumophila subsp. pneumophila str. Philadelphia 1 genomic DNA carries:
- a CDS encoding lpg2546 family Dot/Icm T4SS effector: METKMSITVKSLDFDQCISNRKYKESLQTNDGRKVWDANSLFNANKEILGKNNNGDPIHVFIGSNRQNLKADLINLNAGAATLFIPVAQELCDVMGATFHPLLVPDLICENAAIGDTFHSALQVIKGLNDLNSLNSESLAELVKSALSGQLNSLHCISDESKFLMLYSQIQYIAQQYPDEKINFEFYDDKEDILKPLYEIFSKNPDLIPANVTLNIKRYLNGNLMETDFSPILGLGSQQENYQNIVKWIHKQSSSHLKSGNCCQVLEMDNEKIARYCRFGKDETRLKLLDSLENLAKHQVGQKDQKMDDFIKESYEKMGSSKDMDSITLQQSFEEINSAIKVTEAINKVIANYRKEAKCLFSVGMNAKADRIEKALLNVPVEDRGKIFSNDKISPELIAIRAALASHRYFGKRGNVYYKDEARTVIDENKAATTYNNLRKQFANLRTRSHADAQVELEHSSEVSRTLNL; this comes from the coding sequence TTGGAGACGAAAATGAGCATAACAGTTAAATCCTTGGATTTTGATCAATGTATCTCAAACAGGAAATATAAAGAGTCTTTACAAACAAATGATGGGAGGAAAGTTTGGGATGCTAACAGTTTATTTAACGCCAATAAGGAAATTCTGGGTAAAAATAATAATGGCGATCCCATCCATGTTTTTATTGGTTCTAACAGGCAAAACCTCAAAGCGGATTTAATCAATTTAAATGCAGGAGCAGCTACTTTATTTATACCAGTAGCTCAAGAGTTGTGTGATGTCATGGGGGCAACTTTTCATCCATTACTTGTTCCTGATTTAATCTGTGAGAATGCCGCAATTGGAGATACTTTTCACAGTGCCCTGCAAGTGATTAAAGGCTTGAATGACTTGAATTCATTAAACAGTGAGTCTCTAGCAGAACTGGTAAAATCGGCGCTCAGTGGCCAACTAAATTCACTCCATTGCATAAGCGATGAGAGTAAATTTTTAATGCTGTATTCACAGATACAGTATATAGCTCAACAATATCCTGATGAAAAGATTAATTTTGAGTTTTACGATGACAAGGAAGATATATTAAAGCCACTGTATGAGATCTTCTCTAAAAATCCTGATTTAATACCTGCTAATGTGACTTTGAATATTAAACGTTATTTGAATGGCAATCTTATGGAGACTGACTTTAGTCCAATTTTGGGCCTGGGGTCTCAACAAGAGAATTATCAGAATATTGTAAAGTGGATTCATAAACAATCAAGCAGTCACCTAAAGTCAGGGAATTGTTGCCAAGTATTAGAGATGGATAATGAAAAGATTGCAAGATACTGCCGATTTGGAAAAGATGAGACAAGGCTAAAACTATTAGACTCTCTTGAGAATCTTGCAAAACATCAAGTGGGTCAAAAAGATCAAAAAATGGACGACTTTATCAAGGAGTCTTATGAAAAAATGGGTAGCTCAAAAGATATGGATTCTATAACGTTGCAACAATCATTTGAGGAAATTAATAGTGCAATAAAAGTAACCGAAGCGATTAACAAAGTCATTGCAAATTATCGCAAGGAAGCCAAATGCTTATTTAGCGTTGGCATGAATGCCAAAGCGGACAGAATAGAAAAGGCATTACTCAACGTGCCTGTGGAAGATCGAGGTAAAATTTTCTCTAATGACAAAATTTCTCCGGAATTAATTGCGATAAGAGCGGCTTTGGCTTCACACCGCTATTTTGGGAAGCGGGGGAATGTCTATTATAAAGATGAAGCACGTACTGTGATTGATGAAAATAAAGCGGCGACGACTTACAATAATTTAAGAAAGCAATTTGCGAATTTAAGGACACGAAGCCATGCTGATGCCCAGGTTGAACTGGAGCATTCATCTGAGGTTTCAAGAACTCTAAACTTATAA
- a CDS encoding tRNA-binding protein has translation MTISYEEFEKVDLRSGTVVKAEPFLRARKPAYKVWVDFGADIGVLQTSAQITVHYTPEALIGRIVIGCVNLGEKNIAGFLSQFLLLGFSDEKGAICLASVEPHVPNGKKMH, from the coding sequence ATGACGATATCTTATGAAGAATTTGAAAAAGTCGATTTGCGTTCCGGTACCGTTGTGAAAGCAGAACCATTCCTGCGTGCCAGGAAACCTGCCTATAAAGTTTGGGTGGATTTTGGTGCCGATATTGGCGTTCTCCAAACCTCTGCGCAAATAACAGTGCATTATACGCCGGAAGCATTGATAGGGCGGATAGTTATTGGATGCGTGAATTTAGGGGAGAAAAATATTGCCGGGTTCCTCTCTCAATTTCTATTGCTTGGTTTTTCAGATGAGAAGGGTGCTATATGTCTGGCTTCCGTTGAGCCTCATGTTCCTAATGGTAAAAAAATGCACTGA
- a CDS encoding DMT family transporter yields the protein MVIDVKKSNTYFIQGMLFLIFAQIMVGINIVFSKYVLSSIPVLYILALRFTLAAVILLLLHWLTPAKKLPMYSYFLQLKRRDWFFIFAQALSAGVLFNFLILWGLQYTDANVAGIITSALPAIIAIMSWLILGEKISGKKAICVGFATLGLVVIACDKLGDINVSHSFLGDALVLTSLLPEAMYYILSKMHVNSLPVFLISSLLNGINAILLLFCLSFSTWDSFTIHTLDWLILIILGLSSGLFYVFWYFGCQTVDGVMASLSTAIMPLATVTIAWIFLGEQLTIGQIIGMGMVILSITVYAKR from the coding sequence ATGGTTATTGATGTGAAAAAATCCAATACTTATTTTATCCAGGGCATGCTCTTTCTTATCTTTGCCCAAATTATGGTAGGCATTAATATTGTATTTTCAAAATACGTACTTTCGTCAATTCCTGTTCTTTACATACTTGCACTTCGTTTTACACTGGCTGCTGTCATTTTATTACTGTTACATTGGCTAACCCCAGCGAAAAAATTACCCATGTATTCTTATTTTTTACAGTTAAAACGAAGAGATTGGTTTTTTATTTTTGCTCAGGCATTATCTGCGGGAGTACTTTTTAATTTCCTTATATTATGGGGCTTACAATATACGGATGCTAACGTAGCTGGCATTATAACGAGTGCTTTGCCCGCGATTATTGCTATCATGTCGTGGCTAATTCTTGGCGAGAAAATATCAGGCAAAAAAGCCATTTGTGTGGGTTTTGCTACTCTTGGATTAGTTGTAATTGCATGCGACAAGCTAGGCGACATCAACGTAAGCCATTCTTTTTTAGGTGACGCACTTGTTTTAACTTCGCTTCTGCCTGAAGCCATGTATTATATTTTAAGTAAAATGCACGTTAATTCATTACCTGTATTTTTAATTTCTTCCTTGCTCAATGGGATTAATGCGATTTTATTGTTATTTTGCTTAAGCTTTAGCACATGGGACAGTTTCACTATCCATACTTTGGATTGGCTAATTTTAATTATTCTGGGATTAAGTTCTGGCCTTTTTTATGTTTTTTGGTATTTCGGTTGCCAGACAGTTGATGGAGTCATGGCTTCGTTATCGACCGCTATAATGCCTTTGGCAACAGTGACTATTGCCTGGATATTTCTTGGTGAGCAATTAACGATAGGGCAAATAATTGGAATGGGCATGGTTATACTTTCAATTACAGTCTATGCAAAACGTTGA
- a CDS encoding AraC family transcriptional regulator translates to MLLTNRIDLRSYHTESCSHTHDFAQLVLPVSGSMELEVGHYSGVVNDDIGVYIAPNEQHCFAGSQKNLFLVIDATTQNSLRDEAFESNILNLTASTKKLIQFTHHYLAHNERDFFTDSLINQLLFHFAASSFSPEPDLVVIRAKQWIDLYFADSVNVNRVAKHCYLSISQLQRRFKQMLGCGIAEYWRMKKLLHAKKLLSQKNCSIEAIAFEVGYENLPAFSRRFSKVFGESPSQWRSKALTAKKMREIDK, encoded by the coding sequence ATGTTGCTGACTAATCGTATTGATCTTCGTTCTTACCATACTGAAAGTTGCAGTCACACTCACGATTTTGCGCAATTGGTACTGCCCGTCTCAGGTTCTATGGAGCTAGAGGTAGGTCACTACTCCGGTGTCGTTAATGATGATATCGGAGTATACATTGCGCCTAATGAACAACATTGTTTTGCCGGAAGTCAAAAAAATCTGTTTTTAGTGATTGATGCTACTACTCAAAACTCTCTTCGTGACGAAGCTTTTGAGTCTAATATTCTCAATTTAACCGCCAGTACTAAAAAGCTCATCCAATTTACCCACCATTATTTAGCACATAATGAAAGAGATTTTTTTACAGACTCTTTAATCAATCAATTATTGTTTCACTTTGCGGCAAGTTCTTTTTCACCCGAACCGGATCTGGTTGTTATCAGAGCAAAACAATGGATTGATCTTTATTTTGCAGATTCTGTGAATGTGAACAGGGTAGCGAAACATTGTTATTTGAGCATTAGTCAATTGCAGCGCCGTTTTAAACAGATGTTAGGCTGTGGTATTGCCGAATATTGGCGGATGAAAAAATTACTCCATGCTAAAAAATTATTATCTCAGAAAAATTGTTCCATTGAAGCAATCGCATTTGAAGTAGGTTATGAAAACTTGCCCGCATTTAGTCGCCGTTTTAGTAAAGTATTCGGTGAATCCCCTTCTCAATGGAGATCCAAAGCGTTAACAGCAAAGAAAATGCGTGAAATAGATAAATAA
- a CDS encoding DUF2306 domain-containing protein: MTITTITSPQETRYIDLSSCYFYYSSRILAFVTWLSCGLFGIYILFFYANSLISDSASRWNNVLPNLYIKSHTASTLGIAIHFTAGGIILAMGFLQLLSTIRHYAPGIHRWLGRIYVIAAALTGIGGLTFIASTGTIGGLVMDIGFGLYGLLMILCALQAYRYARQLKFDNHQAWAIRLFALAIGSWLYRMEYGFWFLMTNKLWHTQTFQGPFDFVMAFFFYLPNLLIAEAYLRGRSAQVSQFSKLIAGTVINLASGLLAVATYFFAKQYWLPAIWGHSIR; encoded by the coding sequence ATGACAATAACTACTATAACTTCTCCTCAAGAAACGAGATACATTGATCTATCTTCTTGTTATTTTTATTACTCTTCTCGCATTCTTGCTTTCGTTACATGGCTTAGTTGCGGCTTATTCGGAATTTACATACTTTTCTTTTACGCAAACTCTCTAATATCCGACTCTGCCTCTCGTTGGAACAATGTATTACCTAATCTTTATATCAAATCGCACACCGCATCAACTTTAGGTATTGCCATTCACTTTACTGCAGGCGGTATTATTCTTGCAATGGGATTTTTACAGTTACTCAGCACCATTCGTCATTACGCACCCGGGATACACCGCTGGTTAGGGCGCATCTATGTCATTGCTGCTGCTCTTACAGGAATAGGCGGATTGACTTTCATCGCTTCAACCGGAACTATCGGTGGGCTGGTAATGGATATTGGTTTTGGTCTTTATGGATTATTAATGATTTTGTGTGCCTTACAGGCTTACCGTTATGCTAGACAATTAAAATTCGATAACCATCAGGCTTGGGCTATTCGTTTGTTTGCACTTGCGATCGGCTCATGGCTCTACAGGATGGAATACGGCTTCTGGTTTCTCATGACAAATAAACTATGGCATACCCAAACATTTCAAGGCCCTTTTGATTTTGTGATGGCATTCTTCTTCTATCTGCCCAATTTGTTGATTGCTGAAGCCTATTTACGAGGCCGCTCAGCACAAGTTAGTCAGTTTTCCAAACTCATTGCTGGAACCGTGATAAACTTGGCTAGCGGTTTATTAGCAGTAGCTACCTATTTTTTCGCTAAACAATATTGGTTACCAGCAATTTGGGGACATAGCATTAGATAG
- a CDS encoding lpg2552 family Dot/Icm T4SS effector, which translates to MKEIVSLLEQDQIDFANHKRPEVIMVLRRKFRTQKDWIITSFNQYQFTKEESQKVQQAILNGDLRITDLLNRPFSHYFWSFLTFKWGEILSGGKRLSKQEVLQIASCSSNGQEFARTPTQNRNRLIKGVPLVIGKVVTSMALCMVFCLGLLSTLGAPFGLSLGLAIILSLCNGIVCLLSRGKAMLDSAGFQPQKQKTFKTLEENIKEKTIFDRGQKLFFGVVTLLACISAGISGYAGLVGLLTFLGAGMLISNPLVLILTIGLSVVAAVSFYSFQAIGIRENYTKFKNLFIEDYQKPYGLLRCVLLGMVSTVFLAVYATLTWFTTVSGVNKLFNALGATPDTLLAHFIAMICTSTTMVVNTFSQVYKVFNPKTYVDLKEKFESIYQPPEENLTRAQKIKHGAINMLKLFALIGDSLAYSVAGGIRSGIHIGETLGETIGAKFALTITMAILSPVILVFVSIAFTWPTVFDRKKSTPCPSEMDKPLIEKMSHSHTSDVLQNNTLLPTSEKLSKPDDSNIRQAGLRFFDVGLSEERTHKPNSNPTLESRAVLTSPSP; encoded by the coding sequence ATGAAAGAAATAGTTAGTTTATTAGAACAAGATCAAATCGACTTTGCTAATCATAAACGTCCCGAAGTGATAATGGTTTTAAGAAGAAAATTTCGTACTCAAAAAGATTGGATTATTACCTCTTTCAACCAATATCAATTTACTAAAGAAGAATCGCAAAAAGTTCAACAAGCCATTCTAAACGGGGATCTTCGCATAACAGATCTTCTTAATCGTCCTTTTTCTCACTATTTTTGGAGTTTCCTTACCTTTAAGTGGGGAGAGATACTTTCAGGTGGAAAAAGATTATCTAAGCAGGAAGTCTTACAGATTGCTAGCTGCTCTAGCAATGGCCAGGAATTTGCGAGAACACCGACTCAAAATAGAAACAGGCTGATAAAAGGAGTGCCATTGGTCATTGGCAAAGTCGTTACCTCCATGGCGCTGTGTATGGTATTTTGCCTGGGATTATTAAGTACTTTAGGAGCGCCTTTTGGCCTTAGCCTCGGTTTGGCGATAATACTTTCCTTATGTAATGGAATAGTTTGCTTATTAAGCCGCGGAAAAGCCATGCTTGATAGTGCCGGCTTTCAGCCTCAAAAACAAAAAACGTTTAAGACCCTTGAAGAAAATATAAAAGAAAAAACGATATTCGATAGAGGCCAGAAATTATTTTTTGGTGTAGTGACCTTGTTAGCGTGCATTTCTGCGGGCATCTCTGGATATGCTGGTCTCGTAGGACTTCTCACGTTTTTGGGGGCGGGCATGCTAATCTCTAACCCTCTGGTTTTGATACTTACAATTGGGCTGTCTGTGGTTGCAGCGGTCTCTTTTTATTCGTTTCAAGCTATCGGCATACGTGAAAATTATACAAAATTTAAAAATCTTTTTATTGAAGATTACCAAAAACCCTATGGTCTTTTGCGATGTGTTTTATTAGGAATGGTAAGTACGGTCTTTTTGGCTGTTTATGCGACGCTAACTTGGTTTACAACGGTTTCAGGGGTTAATAAGCTTTTCAATGCCTTAGGTGCGACTCCTGATACCCTTTTAGCACACTTTATTGCCATGATATGTACTTCAACAACGATGGTTGTCAATACTTTTTCACAAGTATATAAAGTCTTTAACCCGAAAACGTATGTCGATCTAAAAGAAAAATTTGAATCAATATACCAACCACCGGAAGAAAACCTAACAAGAGCGCAAAAGATAAAGCACGGAGCTATCAACATGCTCAAATTGTTTGCATTGATAGGTGATTCTCTTGCTTATTCTGTTGCTGGTGGAATCCGAAGCGGGATTCATATTGGTGAAACGCTGGGAGAAACAATAGGGGCAAAATTTGCATTAACCATTACCATGGCAATATTGTCTCCGGTCATTTTAGTATTTGTATCGATAGCTTTTACCTGGCCCACCGTTTTTGATAGGAAAAAATCGACTCCATGTCCTTCAGAGATGGACAAGCCATTGATAGAGAAAATGAGTCACAGCCATACTTCAGATGTGCTGCAAAATAATACTCTATTACCAACATCAGAAAAATTATCCAAACCTGATGATTCAAATATCAGGCAAGCTGGGCTAAGATTTTTTGATGTGGGCTTGAGCGAAGAGCGTACTCATAAGCCCAATTCTAACCCTACTTTAGAGAGCAGGGCTGTTTTGACATCCCCCTCGCCATAA
- the pgtP gene encoding MFS transporter produces MALLSFLKPAPYLDEIQDKNVVKRQYRYWRIRTFYAMYIGYALFYFTRKSFTFVMPALQSTLGMTKTELGMIASILSLSYGISKFLSGILGDKSNPRYLMAIGLILTGVFNILFGLSSTWWLFAIFWGLNGWFQGWGWPGCTKLLTHWYSQSERGRWWSLWNTSHNVGGALIPLIVAVCAQYFGWRSAMFVPGIICILGGVFLINRLRDTPQSLGLPAIEQYHEDFSGSTNHHQEKTELSVKEILWNYVLCNQYIWILSISYLFIYIVRTAINDWSMLYLTEVKEYSLITAGSCVIWFEVGGFFGNLVAGWSSDKIFQGKRNPINVLFTAGVFATLLLFTLTRAYTPFLDALFLFFFGFFIFGPQMMIGMACAELAHKKAAATATGFAGFFAYCLGAVLAGAPLGAIIKNYGWDNFFLTLFVCCLIPLLLMLPLWHVKVNPKYRQSEFSGKSEFA; encoded by the coding sequence ATGGCATTATTGAGTTTTCTAAAACCTGCTCCATATCTTGATGAAATTCAGGATAAAAACGTTGTTAAACGGCAATATCGTTATTGGCGTATTCGCACCTTTTATGCAATGTATATAGGGTATGCGTTGTTTTATTTTACGCGAAAGAGTTTTACCTTCGTGATGCCTGCGTTACAAAGCACCTTGGGGATGACTAAAACTGAACTGGGAATGATCGCCAGCATTTTGAGTTTAAGTTATGGTATCAGCAAATTTTTGAGTGGAATTCTTGGTGATAAATCTAATCCTCGTTATTTAATGGCGATCGGACTGATTTTGACAGGTGTTTTTAATATTTTGTTTGGATTGTCTTCTACCTGGTGGTTATTCGCTATTTTTTGGGGATTGAATGGTTGGTTTCAAGGGTGGGGCTGGCCAGGATGTACTAAATTATTAACACATTGGTATTCTCAATCGGAGCGTGGCCGTTGGTGGAGTCTTTGGAATACATCACACAACGTTGGTGGTGCATTAATTCCTTTGATTGTTGCTGTGTGCGCGCAATACTTCGGCTGGCGTTCAGCCATGTTTGTGCCTGGGATCATTTGCATTTTAGGAGGTGTTTTTTTAATCAATCGTTTAAGAGATACCCCACAATCACTTGGTTTACCCGCGATAGAGCAATATCATGAAGATTTTTCTGGTTCCACAAATCACCACCAGGAGAAAACAGAACTCTCAGTCAAAGAAATTCTTTGGAATTATGTGTTGTGCAACCAATATATTTGGATACTGTCCATTTCTTATTTGTTTATTTACATTGTCCGAACGGCCATTAATGATTGGAGCATGTTGTATTTAACGGAAGTGAAAGAGTATTCCTTAATCACTGCAGGCAGTTGTGTCATATGGTTTGAAGTTGGTGGCTTTTTTGGAAATCTGGTTGCCGGCTGGTCTTCTGATAAAATATTTCAAGGTAAACGCAATCCAATCAACGTTCTTTTTACTGCAGGCGTATTTGCCACTTTATTGCTGTTTACGTTAACCAGGGCATATACACCGTTCCTCGATGCTTTGTTTCTTTTTTTCTTTGGTTTTTTTATCTTTGGACCACAAATGATGATCGGTATGGCCTGTGCGGAATTAGCACATAAAAAAGCAGCGGCGACTGCAACTGGCTTTGCCGGATTTTTTGCTTATTGTTTAGGTGCTGTTCTGGCCGGTGCTCCTTTGGGTGCAATTATCAAAAATTACGGCTGGGATAATTTCTTCCTCACATTGTTTGTTTGCTGCTTGATTCCATTACTTTTGATGCTGCCGCTCTGGCATGTGAAAGTTAATCCAAAGTATCGTCAATCAGAATTTTCAGGCAAATCCGAATTTGCTTAG
- a CDS encoding septal ring lytic transglycosylase RlpA family protein → MNYYSILLTIKRLIIGLLPILLVACTHQQSHGPDHYVVRGKTYHVMKSAKHYKAKGIASWYGSHARHQKTSTGERYNMYAMTAAHPTLPIATRVRVKNLNNGRSVVVRINDRGPFLSNRLIDLSFAAAKKLGIKGIAPVEIEVV, encoded by the coding sequence ATGAATTATTATTCGATTTTGTTGACCATTAAACGACTCATTATAGGTTTACTCCCCATACTACTGGTTGCTTGTACGCATCAGCAATCTCATGGTCCGGATCACTATGTAGTCAGAGGGAAAACATATCATGTGATGAAGTCTGCCAAACACTACAAAGCAAAAGGAATTGCTTCCTGGTATGGGTCACACGCTCGGCACCAAAAAACATCGACCGGAGAGCGTTACAACATGTATGCGATGACAGCCGCTCATCCAACGCTCCCAATTGCTACACGAGTACGTGTCAAAAACCTGAATAATGGCCGATCGGTTGTGGTTCGAATTAACGATAGAGGTCCTTTTTTATCAAACAGGCTAATTGATTTATCCTTTGCTGCCGCTAAAAAACTCGGTATAAAAGGCATTGCTCCTGTTGAAATTGAAGTCGTTTGA